The following coding sequences are from one Stigmatopora nigra isolate UIUO_SnigA chromosome 12, RoL_Snig_1.1, whole genome shotgun sequence window:
- the LOC144205278 gene encoding androgen-dependent TFPI-regulating protein, whose protein sequence is MKNKMTSRKGLYHITVFSWYAFVVMTLAAKDGEELPPGIFVYGGPWKYLTFLNLLLQMVFFGLAALDDLHLGKSLEGTLKRCTDLIFSVFAFPVGMFVVLLFWTIFAYDRELVYPATLDAFLPPWINHAMHTCVLPLLLGEFLVQPHAYPRTKNAVVTLGVVGVGYLFWIIWVYLSAGIWVYPLLGHFSAVGLLCFFCFNMSVVTLLYLLGCKLNSLVWKSPLYVH, encoded by the exons CATCACTGTATTTAGTTGGTATGCTTTTGTTGTGATGACTCTGGCTGCTAAGGATGGAGAAGAATTGCCACCTGGGATCTTTGTGTATGGGGGACCTTGGAAATACCTCACGTTTTTGAACTTA TTACTCCAAATGGTGTTCTTTGGACTGGCTGCACTTGATGATCTTCATCTTGGAAAAAGCTTGGAAGGCACATTGAAGAGATGCACAGATCTAATTTTCTCCGTCTTTGCCTTCCCAGTGGGCATG TTTGTCGTTCTTCTTTTTTGGACTATCTTTGCCTATGACAGAGAGTTAGTTTACCCGGCAACACTTGACGCCTTCCTACCTCCTTGGATAAACCATGCTATG CACACATGCGTCCTTCCTTTGTTACTGGGAGAATTTCTGGTGCAGCCGCATGCCTACCCACGTACAAAGAATGCAGTTGTCACACTGGGAGTGGTGGGTGTGGGATATCTTTTTTG GATTATCTGGGTGTATCTCTCAGCAGGGATTTGGGTGTATCCCCTCCTTGGCCATTTCAGTGCAGTTGGACTGCTTTGCTTCTTTTGTTTTAACATGTCTGTAGTGACCCTGCTTTACCTTCTTGGATGCAAACTCAACAGTCTCGTGTGGAAATCCCCACTTTATGTACACTAA
- the herc4 gene encoding putative E3 ubiquitin-protein ligase HERC4 isoform X2, whose product MLCWGNASYGQLGLGGIDEEIVVEPRRCDFFHGKRVRDVGCGRKHTAFLLVDGTVYTCGCNDLGQLGHEKSRKKPEQVVALDAQIIVAVSCGESHTLALNDSGQVFSWGLGSDGQLGLNNFEECFRVPRNIKTLTDFQITQVACGYWHSLALSKGSQVFSWGQNRYGQLGLGVNGQSICTPQIVQSLQGIPFAQIAAGGAHSFALTLSGAVFGWGRNKFGQLGLNDSNDRSFPALLKSLRSQRVIFVSCGEDHTAALTKLRGVFTFGAGGYGQLGHNSTNQEINPRKVFELMGNIVTQIACGRQHTLAFTPSCGKMDSFGLGGNGQLGTRSSCNRKSPGPVKGPWIQSADSDDAVIDQNCCIKRIYAGGDQSFAHYCATNSLHNSDNMATSENQRRVCTLNEETIQKWLNHTPGRLPLEISSEIDLVFSTASCLNGSFLSMSHPDHYSTSSKCSGTDMNMARLLFHRLITPDYPEIAQQIAASLEKNLIPRLSNSPPDIEALRLYLTLPECPLFGDPNNFVTIAIPFAKSLLGLKEAALKVLGNWWSTFEHQVFQRLVELYKEVVVYLLQMHKVGIPSTEQRIFTCFLDTSLRLLEILHMVNERAGHIIQYDKFYIHELDDLIDIRNDYITWIQRQMYPVGHDGVVTMCRYPFVFDAPAKTTLLQTDAVLQMQMAVDQAQMQNLSSMFMPAVESVNPCLILIVRRENIVGDTMEVLRKSKNVDYKKPLKVIFVGEEAVDAGGVRKEFFLLIMKELLDPKYGMFRYHEESRLLWFSSKTFEDIDLFNLIGVICGLAIYNLTIVELNFPVALYKKLLKRNPMLDDLKELMPDVGRSLQLLLDYAEDDLEETFCLNFTITEENYGATEVLELIPNGENINVNKSNRQDFVNAYVDYSFNTSVAPLFECFYAGFHKVCGGKVLELFQPNELQAMVIGNTNYDWTELEKSTEYKGEYWADHPTVKLFWEVFHKLPLEKKKEFLLFLTGSDRIPILGMKSLKLVIQPTSGGEHYLPVAHTCFNLLDLPKYTSVQTLHQKLLQAIDHNQGFNLA is encoded by the exons ATGCTGTGTTGGGGCAATGCCTCCTATGGCCAGCTCGGTTTGGGAGGCATTGATGAAGAGATAGTGGTGGAACCCAGGAGGTGTGACTTCTTCCATGGGAAGCGAGTGCGCGATGTGGGATGCGGACGCAAGCACACGGCCTTTCTGCTGGTGGACGGCACCGTCTACACGTGTGGATGCAATGATCTAGGTCAGCTGGGCCACGAGAAGTCCCGGAAGAAACCAG AGCAGGTGGTGGCATTGGATGCTCAGATCATTGTAGCGGTGTCTTGTGGAGAGTCGCATACGCTTGCCTTGAATGACAGCGGGCAGGTTTTCTCATGGGGCCTTGGCTCGGATGGCCAGTTGGGCTTAAACAACTTTGAAGAATGTTTTCGTGTGCCTAG AAACATCAAGACTTTGACTGATTTTCAAATAACTCAGGTAGCCTGTGGGTACTGGCACTCACTCGCACTTTCAAAAG GGAGCCAAGTTTTCTCCTGGGGTCAAAATCGATACGGACAACTCGGCCTTGGAGTAAATGGACAAAGCATTTGTACGCCCCAAATTGTACAGTCTCTGCAGGGCATTCCTTTTGCTCAAATAGCCGCAGGAGGTGCCCACAGCTTTGCCCTCACTCTCTCGGGAGCAGTGTTCGGTTGGGGCCGGAACAAGTTTGGTCAGCTTGGTCTCAATGACAGCAATG ACCGATCATTTCCAGCCCTGCTAAAGTCGCTCAGATCGCAGAGAGTTATTTTTGTCTCCTGTGGAGAAGATCACACAGCAGCCCTGACCAAGTTAA GGGGCGTCTTTACATTCGGAGCAGGAGGATACGGTCAGCTCGGGCATAACTCTACAAATCAAGAAATCAATCCAAGAAAGGTGTTTGAACTCATGGGAAACATTGTCACACAAATTGCATGTGGAAG ACAGCACACGTTGGCTTTCACCCCCTCTTGCGGAAAGATGGACTCGTTTGGCCTGGGCGGGAATGGACAACTTGGTACGCGGTCCAGCTGTAATCGAAAAAGCCCCGGTCCCGTTAAGGGTCCCTGGATACAGTCTGCTGATTCAGATGATGCAG TCATAGATCAGAACTGTTGTATCAAGAGGATTTATGCAGGAGGAGACCAAAGCTTTGCTCATTATTGTGCTACCAAt AGCCTACACAACTCTGATAATATGGCCACATCGGAAAACCAGCGAAGAGTTTGTACCTTGAATGAGGAAACTATACAAAAATGGCTGAATCACACACCAGGAAGACTTCCGCTAGAAATTTCCAG TGAGATTGACTTGGTGTTCTCAACTGCAAGCTGCCTAAACGGATCCTTCCTTTCCATGAG CCATCCAGATCACTACAGTACCAGCAGTAAATGTTCAGGGACCGATATGAACATGGCCCGTCTCCTATTTCATAGACTGATTACACCGGACTATCCTGAGATTGCCCAACAG ATTGCTGCCAGTTTGGAGAAGAATCTCATTCCCAGACTAAGCAACTCCCCTCCAGACATCGAAGCACTGAGACTCTACCTCACCCTTCCCGAATGTCCTCTTTTCGGTGATCCCAACAATTTTGTCACCATCGCCATCCCGTTTGCCAAATCGCTCCTCGGCCTCAAAGAAGCTGCGCTTAAGGTGCTAG GCAACTGGTGGTCCACATTTGAGCACCAAGTCTTCCAGCGGCTGGTGGAGTTGTACAAAGAAGTGGTGGTTTACTTACTGCAGATGCACAAAGTGGGAATACCATCCACGGAGCAAAGAattttcacttgttttttgGACACGTCACTCAGACTTTTGGAGATCCTCCACATG gtaaatgaaagagctGGTCACATCATCCAATATGACAAATTCTACATTCACGAGTTGGATGATTTGATAGACATCAGAAACGACTACATCACATGGATTCAGAGACAAATGTACCCAGTG GGTCACGATGGTGTGGTGACCATGTGCAGATATCCTTTTGTATTCGATGCGCCTGCAAAGACGACTCTTCTACAGACCGATGCCGTTTTACAAATGCAG ATGGCCGTGGATCAGGctcaaatgcaaaatttaagCTCCATGTTCATGCCTGCCGTGGAATCCGTAAATCCCTGCCTTATCCTTATTGTCCGGAGAGAAAATATAGTTGGAGACACCATGGAAGTTCTCAGGAAGTCCAAAAATGTTGACTACAAGAAGCCACTCAAG gtTATCTTTGTAGGAGAAGAGGCAGTGGATGCTGGGGGTGTGAGAAAGGAATTCTTTCTCCTTATCATGAAGGAGCTACTAGATCCAAAATATGGGATGTTCCGATACCACGAGGAGTCCAGGCTTCTCTGGTTTTCCAGCAAG ACTTTCGAGGACATTGATTTGTTTAACCTCATCGGAGTCATATGCGGTCTCGCCATTTACAACCTCACCATTGTGGAGCTTAATTTCCCAGTGGCTCTGTACAAGaagcttttaaaaagaaatcccaTGTTAGATGACCTGAAGGAGCTCATGCCAGATGTGGGAAG GAGTCTTCAATTGTTGTTGGACTATGCTGAAGATGATCTTGAGGAAACATTCTGCTTAAACTTCACA ATCACAGAGGAAAACTACGGCGCCACTGAGGTGTTGGAACTCATACCCAATGGTGAAAACATCAATGTCAATAAATCAAACAG GCAAGACTTTGTCAACGCATACGTCGACTACTCATTCAACACGTCGGTCGCCCCACTGTTCGAGTGCTTTTATGCAGGCTTCCACAAGGTTTGTGGAGGCAAAGTTCTCGAGTTGTTCCAGCCCAATGAACTGCAAGCCATGGTGATTGGCAACACCAACTATGACTGGACTGAACTTGAAAAG AGCACCGAATACAAAGGGGAGTACTGGGCAGACCACCCTACTGTCAAACTCTTCtgggaagtcttccacaagctTCCTCTAGAGAAGAAGAAAGAGTTCCTCT TGTTCCTCACAGGAAGTGACCGCATACCCATCTTGGGCATGAAAAGCCTTAAACTTGTGATCCAACCAACCAGCGGTGGAGAACATTACTTGCCCGTGGCTCACACGTGCTTCAATCTGTTGGACCTTCCCAAATACACCAGTGTACAAACACTGCACCAGAAGCTACTTCAAGCTATCGATCATAACCAAGGCTTCAATCTAGCGTGA
- the herc4 gene encoding putative E3 ubiquitin-protein ligase HERC4 isoform X1 produces MGNIVTQIACGRQHTLAFTPSCGKMDSFGLGGNGQLGTRSSCNRKSPGPVKGPWIQSADSDDAVIDQNCCIKRIYAGGDQSFAHYCATNSLHNSDNMATSENQRRVCTLNEETIQKWLNHTPGRLPLEISSEIDLVFSTASCLNGSFLSMSHPDHYSTSSKCSGTDMNMARLLFHRLITPDYPEIAQQIAASLEKNLIPRLSNSPPDIEALRLYLTLPECPLFGDPNNFVTIAIPFAKSLLGLKEAALKVLGNWWSTFEHQVFQRLVELYKEVVVYLLQMHKVGIPSTEQRIFTCFLDTSLRLLEILHMVNERAGHIIQYDKFYIHELDDLIDIRNDYITWIQRQMYPVVSIFSCLNYIGRKKQGHDGVVTMCRYPFVFDAPAKTTLLQTDAVLQMQMAVDQAQMQNLSSMFMPAVESVNPCLILIVRRENIVGDTMEVLRKSKNVDYKKPLKVIFVGEEAVDAGGVRKEFFLLIMKELLDPKYGMFRYHEESRLLWFSSKTFEDIDLFNLIGVICGLAIYNLTIVELNFPVALYKKLLKRNPMLDDLKELMPDVGRSLQLLLDYAEDDLEETFCLNFTITEENYGATEVLELIPNGENINVNKSNRQDFVNAYVDYSFNTSVAPLFECFYAGFHKVCGGKVLELFQPNELQAMVIGNTNYDWTELEKSTEYKGEYWADHPTVKLFWEVFHKLPLEKKKEFLLFLTGSDRIPILGMKSLKLVIQPTSGGEHYLPVAHTCFNLLDLPKYTSVQTLHQKLLQAIDHNQGFNLA; encoded by the exons ATGGGAAACATTGTCACACAAATTGCATGTGGAAG ACAGCACACGTTGGCTTTCACCCCCTCTTGCGGAAAGATGGACTCGTTTGGCCTGGGCGGGAATGGACAACTTGGTACGCGGTCCAGCTGTAATCGAAAAAGCCCCGGTCCCGTTAAGGGTCCCTGGATACAGTCTGCTGATTCAGATGATGCAG TCATAGATCAGAACTGTTGTATCAAGAGGATTTATGCAGGAGGAGACCAAAGCTTTGCTCATTATTGTGCTACCAAt AGCCTACACAACTCTGATAATATGGCCACATCGGAAAACCAGCGAAGAGTTTGTACCTTGAATGAGGAAACTATACAAAAATGGCTGAATCACACACCAGGAAGACTTCCGCTAGAAATTTCCAG TGAGATTGACTTGGTGTTCTCAACTGCAAGCTGCCTAAACGGATCCTTCCTTTCCATGAG CCATCCAGATCACTACAGTACCAGCAGTAAATGTTCAGGGACCGATATGAACATGGCCCGTCTCCTATTTCATAGACTGATTACACCGGACTATCCTGAGATTGCCCAACAG ATTGCTGCCAGTTTGGAGAAGAATCTCATTCCCAGACTAAGCAACTCCCCTCCAGACATCGAAGCACTGAGACTCTACCTCACCCTTCCCGAATGTCCTCTTTTCGGTGATCCCAACAATTTTGTCACCATCGCCATCCCGTTTGCCAAATCGCTCCTCGGCCTCAAAGAAGCTGCGCTTAAGGTGCTAG GCAACTGGTGGTCCACATTTGAGCACCAAGTCTTCCAGCGGCTGGTGGAGTTGTACAAAGAAGTGGTGGTTTACTTACTGCAGATGCACAAAGTGGGAATACCATCCACGGAGCAAAGAattttcacttgttttttgGACACGTCACTCAGACTTTTGGAGATCCTCCACATG gtaaatgaaagagctGGTCACATCATCCAATATGACAAATTCTACATTCACGAGTTGGATGATTTGATAGACATCAGAAACGACTACATCACATGGATTCAGAGACAAATGTACCCAGTGGTAAGCATTTTCTCCTGCTTAAACTACATCGGGAGAAAGAAACAG GGTCACGATGGTGTGGTGACCATGTGCAGATATCCTTTTGTATTCGATGCGCCTGCAAAGACGACTCTTCTACAGACCGATGCCGTTTTACAAATGCAG ATGGCCGTGGATCAGGctcaaatgcaaaatttaagCTCCATGTTCATGCCTGCCGTGGAATCCGTAAATCCCTGCCTTATCCTTATTGTCCGGAGAGAAAATATAGTTGGAGACACCATGGAAGTTCTCAGGAAGTCCAAAAATGTTGACTACAAGAAGCCACTCAAG gtTATCTTTGTAGGAGAAGAGGCAGTGGATGCTGGGGGTGTGAGAAAGGAATTCTTTCTCCTTATCATGAAGGAGCTACTAGATCCAAAATATGGGATGTTCCGATACCACGAGGAGTCCAGGCTTCTCTGGTTTTCCAGCAAG ACTTTCGAGGACATTGATTTGTTTAACCTCATCGGAGTCATATGCGGTCTCGCCATTTACAACCTCACCATTGTGGAGCTTAATTTCCCAGTGGCTCTGTACAAGaagcttttaaaaagaaatcccaTGTTAGATGACCTGAAGGAGCTCATGCCAGATGTGGGAAG GAGTCTTCAATTGTTGTTGGACTATGCTGAAGATGATCTTGAGGAAACATTCTGCTTAAACTTCACA ATCACAGAGGAAAACTACGGCGCCACTGAGGTGTTGGAACTCATACCCAATGGTGAAAACATCAATGTCAATAAATCAAACAG GCAAGACTTTGTCAACGCATACGTCGACTACTCATTCAACACGTCGGTCGCCCCACTGTTCGAGTGCTTTTATGCAGGCTTCCACAAGGTTTGTGGAGGCAAAGTTCTCGAGTTGTTCCAGCCCAATGAACTGCAAGCCATGGTGATTGGCAACACCAACTATGACTGGACTGAACTTGAAAAG AGCACCGAATACAAAGGGGAGTACTGGGCAGACCACCCTACTGTCAAACTCTTCtgggaagtcttccacaagctTCCTCTAGAGAAGAAGAAAGAGTTCCTCT TGTTCCTCACAGGAAGTGACCGCATACCCATCTTGGGCATGAAAAGCCTTAAACTTGTGATCCAACCAACCAGCGGTGGAGAACATTACTTGCCCGTGGCTCACACGTGCTTCAATCTGTTGGACCTTCCCAAATACACCAGTGTACAAACACTGCACCAGAAGCTACTTCAAGCTATCGATCATAACCAAGGCTTCAATCTAGCGTGA